DNA from Bacteroidota bacterium:
GATTTATGAAAATGTTCTGACCTCTGCTGAATTGGAAGAACAGTTCATAAAACATGGTGATATCAGAACCACTCATGGAAAAATTCCGGCACGAATTGGATTTGTCCATTGTGTCGGCTCACGCGATGAAAAGGCAGGAAATCTATATTGTTCAAAGGTATGCTGCGTGACAGCTGTTAAACAAGCAATTGAAATCAAAGAGAGATTACCGGAAGCCGAGGTATTTTGCTTTTATATGGACCTGCGGATGTTCGGAATGGGCTTCGAAGAAATGTATAAAGAAGCTCAGGAGAAGCATAGTATCAACTTTATCAGGGGAAGATTATCAGAAGCCTTTGAAAATCAGGATGGCAGTGTGATGGTCAAAGTCGAAGATACACTGGCCGGAAAACCCCTCAGGATGAATGTTGATCTTCTGGTCCTTATGGTAGGAATGACGCCCTCGGAAGGAACGAAAAAGATTGGCAGGATGCTGGGATTGAACTTTGAAGAAAGCTTTTTCCTGAAACCTGCTGATGTTCATGTATATCCAAATATGACGAACATACCGGGAGTGTTTGTGGCAGGTACGTGTACATCGCCTAAAACCATTGAAGATACGATAACGGACGCAAGGTCAGCGGCTTTGAAGATTGCGGAATACTTGAAATGACCTCACCCCTTCACCCCTCTCCTGGAGGAGAGGGGCCGGGGGTGAGGCTGTAATAAATACATTCATGATCGATTTCGGGTACAACATTAATGCCGACAGGCAAATCGACTATGACAGGAACGACAGACGACTTGCCCGGTACATTCTTGAGCATGAACCCACCTTCAGGATCTGTATCTCCTGCGGTACCTGTACAGCTACATGCAGCGCAGGCAACTTTACATATTTAAACCTCAGGGAGATGATTGTTTTGATCAAACGTGGTGAAGCAAAAAATATAAAATCCGATATAGAAAAATGCATGCTGTGCGGGAAATGCCAGCTTGCATGCCCCAGGGGAGTCAACACCAGAAATATTATTCTCACTATTAACAGGGCTATTGAAAGACTTGACTTTTGACTTTTTTGTAGTACCGTTTGCCCTCGCGCTGATCGCTCTGCTGGGAATACTGGCAGTTAAATACAGCGGGTGGATAAGAGGGTTCAGCTCTGAAGATAAGAACCTGATGCGCAAAGGTATTTTCAGCGTCAAATCCTTGTATGCCCTTAAGGAAGTGTTCACGGAGAGCCTGCTGCATCGCAAGATGTTCAAAAGAAATATCCTACTCGGCTATATGCACATGAGCTTTGCCTTCGGATGGTTCCTCCTGATCCTGACCGGAAACATCGAATCCAGAATATACAGCAGGGTACATATTAATCCTCCGTATTATCCCATCTTCCTCAAGTATTTCGTTCATGATAAACGTGTGCTCACCTTTGAGCTGACCAGCGTTCCGGGAATATTCCGTTTCCTGATGGATTTAATCCTGTTTATGCTCCTTTCGGGATTGGTACTCGCCCTTATAAAACGGGCGCGGTCAAACTGGTTCGGACTGAAAAGGACCACCCGGCATACAGTTTTTGACAGGACAGCCATCACGGCATTATGGCTGATCTTCCCTCTTCGCCTTCTTGCAGAAAGCTTCACTGCCGGACAATACCTTGGCGGAGGATTCCTGACCAATAACCTGGGACGGTTATTTGCCAACTTCCTGCCTGTCGAATACTTATCGTACCCCACATGGTGGGCCTATTCCATCATGCTTGGCATCTTCTTCATTACCCTTCCTTACTCACGGTTCATGCACATTCCGACCGAAGTCCTGCTGATATTCCTTCGAAACTGGGGTATAAAACCGTCAAAAGGATCCAGCAACATATCGGAAATTGAAGTTTACTCCTGTCCACGATGTGGTGTATGTCTGGATGCCTGCCCCGTTTATGCAGTGAAGCAAAATAGCACCCCTCCTGTTTATTTCCTGCAAACGGTCAGAAATAATAAGATTAAAGAGAATGTCACATTCGATTGCCTGCTATGTGGAAAATGCCAGGAATATTGTCCCATCGGCATCCATAACAATGCCTTGCGTATTTCACAGAGAGCTGCGTTTTTCAATAATAGTAACGGATCATTTGATTATTTACCTCAACCTTTAATCAGAAAAGCGGATGTGGCATATTTTGCCGGATGCATGTCACATCTTACGCCATCCATTAAAAAATCGATGTTAAGCGTATTCACAAAAGCAGGGATAGATTATAATTTTCTGGATGCCGATGGGAGCATATGCTGCGGGCGGCCACTGATAATGGCCGGC
Protein-coding regions in this window:
- a CDS encoding FAD-dependent oxidoreductase, whose translation is MGKQVVVIGGGIAGMEAVSSLASLGMDVVLVEKKTSLGGHLQQWAHLFPNRRAGKEVLDILHKGLDKKIDVLLNRDIQKIEKTERGFTVYLDTNIVYHADAVLIATGFDLFEAWRKEEYGYGIYENVLTSAELEEQFIKHGDIRTTHGKIPARIGFVHCVGSRDEKAGNLYCSKVCCVTAVKQAIEIKERLPEAEVFCFYMDLRMFGMGFEEMYKEAQEKHSINFIRGRLSEAFENQDGSVMVKVEDTLAGKPLRMNVDLLVLMVGMTPSEGTKKIGRMLGLNFEESFFLKPADVHVYPNMTNIPGVFVAGTCTSPKTIEDTITDARSAALKIAEYLK
- a CDS encoding 4Fe-4S dicluster domain-containing protein — encoded protein: MIDFGYNINADRQIDYDRNDRRLARYILEHEPTFRICISCGTCTATCSAGNFTYLNLREMIVLIKRGEAKNIKSDIEKCMLCGKCQLACPRGVNTRNIILTINRAIERLDF
- a CDS encoding (Fe-S)-binding protein, whose product is MKDLTFDFFVVPFALALIALLGILAVKYSGWIRGFSSEDKNLMRKGIFSVKSLYALKEVFTESLLHRKMFKRNILLGYMHMSFAFGWFLLILTGNIESRIYSRVHINPPYYPIFLKYFVHDKRVLTFELTSVPGIFRFLMDLILFMLLSGLVLALIKRARSNWFGLKRTTRHTVFDRTAITALWLIFPLRLLAESFTAGQYLGGGFLTNNLGRLFANFLPVEYLSYPTWWAYSIMLGIFFITLPYSRFMHIPTEVLLIFLRNWGIKPSKGSSNISEIEVYSCPRCGVCLDACPVYAVKQNSTPPVYFLQTVRNNKIKENVTFDCLLCGKCQEYCPIGIHNNALRISQRAAFFNNSNGSFDYLPQPLIRKADVAYFAGCMSHLTPSIKKSMLSVFTKAGIDYNFLDADGSICCGRPLIMAGKEKQARLLREHNRNLIIGSSCKVLVTSCPICNKVFKEDYNLNIEVLHHTQYLLRLVEEGKLNMVKSARKVVYHDPCELGRGSGIYEEPRILISKIAELIPGANERTDSICCGGSLGNTEISSGKRHEIKNLAIESLLINQPEIIVTACPLCKKTLQNDTEIQVADISEIVVGALAKNEPATTHQKMEINPVLW